One Chlorobaculum limnaeum genomic window carries:
- a CDS encoding type II toxin-antitoxin system RelE family toxin: MSYRIEILRSARKQLEKIQESDRNRIIDSIRSLAEKPRPTGSKKLSGRQAWRIRIGSYRVIYEIQDSELIILVVTVGHRREVYR; this comes from the coding sequence ATGAGCTACAGGATCGAAATCTTGCGCTCGGCCCGGAAGCAACTCGAAAAAATTCAAGAGTCTGATCGTAATCGAATTATCGATTCCATCCGTTCGCTTGCTGAAAAACCGCGTCCTACCGGCAGCAAGAAACTGTCGGGACGGCAGGCATGGCGCATCCGCATAGGCTCGTACCGGGTGATTTACGAAATACAAGACTCAGAACTCATCATTCTTGTTGTCACCGTCGGCCACCGAAGAGAGGTTTATCGATAG
- a CDS encoding PASTA domain-containing protein has product MKRVIAALVMILLLAGCCTTLVHHPGHDSTPRNEPEVAVNPPVPNRPGKPHRHSTNSIPPQPERVPVSKQNIEPESNISEEGRSAPAGSLVAVPDVIGKSLSRATIELNDSGFGIGRVSRDFIGEYAPGFVQSRLVVARQIPEPERRHPGGAKVDLYMETPAPVKAMILATILAAGGGGAAMAYKSKPVVKVAVHSDAGSQQFTAPSGLLGGNGFRLSLRHDPGVQKIRFKDRNAN; this is encoded by the coding sequence ATGAAAAGAGTGATTGCAGCACTTGTCATGATTCTGCTCCTTGCCGGATGTTGCACGACGCTTGTTCACCATCCGGGCCATGATTCCACGCCTCGCAACGAGCCGGAAGTCGCCGTCAATCCTCCAGTTCCTAACAGGCCGGGCAAACCTCACCGTCATTCAACTAATTCTATTCCGCCCCAACCGGAAAGAGTTCCTGTTTCCAAACAGAATATCGAGCCAGAATCCAATATCAGTGAAGAAGGCAGGAGCGCTCCGGCGGGCAGTCTGGTTGCCGTTCCGGATGTCATCGGTAAATCGTTGAGCCGTGCGACAATTGAGCTGAATGACAGCGGTTTCGGTATTGGCAGAGTGAGCAGGGATTTCATCGGAGAGTACGCGCCCGGTTTCGTTCAGTCTCGACTCGTTGTCGCGAGGCAGATTCCGGAGCCGGAGCGCAGGCATCCGGGAGGCGCGAAGGTCGATCTTTACATGGAGACTCCGGCTCCGGTCAAGGCCATGATTCTCGCCACGATTCTTGCTGCCGGAGGTGGGGGAGCGGCGATGGCGTACAAGTCCAAACCAGTAGTCAAGGTCGCGGTTCACTCCGACGCCGGTTCGCAGCAGTTCACGGCGCCCTCCGGTTTGTTGGGCGGCAACGGTTTCAGACTGAGTTTACGGCACGATCCGGGTGTTCAGAAAATCCGTTTCAAAGACCGGAATGCCAATTAA
- a CDS encoding SDR family oxidoreductase, with protein sequence MKRVLVAGATGYLGRYAVQEFKNRGYWVSALVRNPEKFKKPGPFFAPQIDTLVDEVVFGDATKPETIAGLCDGIDVVFSSLGMIKPDFEHDNFDVDYQGNMNILAEALKAGVKKFVYVSVFDAHRMMNIPNVQAHEKFVRELQATKIESTIIRPNGFFSEIGQFVARARRGFMLWIGDGYNRQNPIHGADLAKVCADAVDSSEREVEVGGPEVFTYREMVDLAIEIAGTQPVQLPLPFWLADGIVGVVGIFNRDVADVALFATTLSKMDFVSPKYGTHRLRDFFNECKNLPL encoded by the coding sequence ATGAAGAGAGTGCTTGTGGCCGGGGCGACCGGTTACCTGGGCCGTTATGCGGTGCAGGAGTTCAAGAATCGCGGGTACTGGGTGAGCGCGCTGGTGCGCAATCCCGAGAAGTTCAAAAAGCCGGGGCCGTTTTTTGCGCCACAGATCGATACGCTCGTTGACGAAGTTGTCTTCGGCGATGCCACGAAACCTGAAACTATCGCAGGGCTGTGCGACGGCATCGACGTGGTCTTTTCGTCGCTCGGCATGATCAAGCCCGACTTCGAGCACGACAACTTCGACGTGGACTATCAGGGCAACATGAACATCCTTGCCGAGGCGCTCAAGGCTGGCGTGAAGAAGTTCGTCTATGTTTCGGTGTTTGACGCCCACCGCATGATGAATATCCCGAACGTGCAGGCGCACGAAAAGTTCGTCCGCGAGTTGCAGGCCACGAAGATCGAGAGCACGATCATCCGCCCGAACGGCTTCTTCTCCGAGATCGGCCAGTTCGTCGCCCGCGCCCGCCGCGGATTCATGCTCTGGATTGGCGATGGCTACAACCGCCAGAACCCGATTCACGGCGCTGACCTCGCGAAGGTGTGCGCCGACGCGGTGGACAGCAGCGAGCGCGAAGTCGAGGTCGGCGGCCCGGAGGTCTTCACTTACCGCGAAATGGTCGATTTGGCTATCGAAATCGCCGGAACGCAGCCGGTTCAGCTTCCGCTGCCTTTCTGGCTGGCTGATGGCATCGTCGGCGTCGTCGGCATCTTCAACCGCGACGTTGCCGACGTTGCGCTCTTCGCCACCACGCTCAGCAAGATGGATTTCGTTTCGCCGAAGTACGGCACTCATCGCCTGCGCGACTTTTTCAACGAGTGCAAGAATCTGCCGCTCTGA
- a CDS encoding YidB family protein has product MDLSNLLQLGASTILHNSDQATNGLDSNELVSALSGLLGGGGGNMNLGAILSKMQQSGLGDIAASWLGNGANAPISPGAVTDLIGSDKIADFASRFGLSEESAKNAIASALPEMVDKASPNGSLLEGLIGNISGLGGLSDMVNKFF; this is encoded by the coding sequence ATGGACTTATCAAATCTCCTTCAACTTGGAGCTTCCACCATTCTGCATAACAGCGATCAGGCGACCAATGGCCTTGACAGCAATGAGCTTGTTTCGGCGCTGTCAGGCCTGTTGGGCGGTGGCGGCGGCAACATGAATCTCGGCGCTATCCTCTCCAAAATGCAGCAAAGCGGACTCGGCGACATCGCGGCCTCCTGGCTCGGCAATGGCGCGAACGCGCCGATCTCGCCCGGGGCGGTGACGGATTTGATCGGCAGTGATAAAATCGCCGATTTCGCCTCCCGCTTCGGCCTTTCCGAGGAAAGCGCCAAAAACGCAATCGCCAGCGCCTTGCCGGAAATGGTGGACAAGGCCAGCCCGAACGGCTCGCTGCTCGAAGGTCTCATCGGCAATATCAGCGGGCTGGGCGGACTGTCGGACATGGTAAACAAGTTCTTCTGA